ACGCAACGTTCAACCCCTCCGGGGCAATACCAGGCATCAGTACCGTTAACAACGGTGGCGCCGCCAATAATGATGATGGCGCCAATGCCATTGCTTTGCAAAATGATGGCAAAATGGTGCTGGCAGGCTCAACTGATGGCACCCCATCTCCAACCTTTGGCCTATTGGTAGCACGTCTTAAAGCAGATGGTACGCTTGATGCTACTTTTGGCACTGGCGGACTAACTGTTTCTGACATTACCTCTACAGGGAATGAATTAGGAAATGTTATGACATTATACAGTACCCGCATTTATGTTGCAGGTTCCACAGGTTCACCAAAAGATAATCTTATAGTTGCTTACCAAAACGATGCAGTATCGCTGCCATTGGTATTATCACAGTTCTATGCCCAAAAGCAAACCAGCAAAGTAGTATTGCAATGGCAAACCAGCAGCGAAGAAGCTGTTAAACAATTTGTTATAGAGCGCAGCACCGATGGTAAAACCTACAAAGCCATTGGCCAGGTTGCCGCCTCAGGAACCAGCAGCCTTACCAAAAACTATTCATTTGCCGATGTGAGCCCTTATATGTCGGCCAGCAACTATTACCGGTTGAACATGCAGGATATCGATGGCTCCGTTAAATACAGCAAAATACTCATCATTAAATTTGATGGTCAGTTAACCACCAGCATGTCAGTATTCCCTAACCCAACCAGGGACTTACTGCAGGTACAACTGCCCGATGGGATGAACGGCCAGGTAGCTTTACAGGTGTTTGACCTCAACGGCCGCCTGATGAAATTCTCGAACCTGGCTTCCGATGGCAGTGCGCTTAACACCACTGTTGACGTAAGCACGCTCGTAAAAGGTATTTACATCCTGAAAGCACAAGCCGGTAATGTTACATTAACCAGCCACTTTATTAAGAAATAGACAATTGACAATAGTAATATGAATAAAAGAGCCTCCCGATGTGCAGGGAGGCTCTTTTTATATTAAATGTATTTTATTGTCTGTTGCTTATTGCATATTGGCTATTGACTAACCACCTACGCTTCCATCCTTGTACCTCACCTTCTTTTTACCCGAATTCTTCTTTTCAAACTCCACTACTTCCTTTGGTTTGGCTACCGCTTTCTTTTCTGTGGCTACCGGGGCCTTGGCTGTTTCTTCCAGTTTTCCCAGCGTGTACACTTCAGAGCGAACTACCTGGCCGGTTTCGGGATCGTAGTATTTCCAGGTACCGTGTTTAATGGCCGCGCCTTCATTTTTTATAATCACCGTGTGGTAGGTATCAAATTTATCGGGGTCTTCAACTTCTAGCGTATCATATTCTTTATCGGGGTTCAGCGCCTTCCAGCTTTGTTCCAGCCTCAGTTGGCCCATTGTAGTAAAATAACGGCAAATACTGTCCTTAAGCCCCCATTTATAGTATTCTACACCCACCAGGTCGCCCATGAGGGAATACAAACGCCACTCCCCTTCCTTACGGTCTTTTTCGTACCAGCCTTCCTCCTCATACCCGGCCTCGCCCCGTACGCCATCGAAATGGTTTTTCCAGGGGCCCCATTTACGGTTAATTTTATCAATCCGGTTCAGGGTATCGCCCGATGAGGTAAGCTTATAGCTTTTCCATTGGGCAAAGCTGTTCATAGAACTCAACAGGAACACAAATAGGATCAAACGCATTGTAACAGATTTCATAATGTAATAACCCGCAATAATAACGCCAACCCAGGCTTTTTCATTGCCGGCAGACCGATGGGCCAATGTTAAAATTAATGCGGATGCCCGCGATTGGCAGGGAGTCGGCAGATAATGCCGGCGCCCAATAAAATATCGGCTTTATGCTCTTCAGCAAGCTTATCAGGGTTCGCCACATGCGGGTCATAAAAAAGAATGCGGGTTTCTACCCTGGTAACAACGGGTTTACCTTTTACATAACCGGGCGCAAAGGCGCCCAGTTTACAGGCCACCCGGATAACTTCCCTGGCAAGAACCTCAGTTGAACCGGCATCGCACCTGGCATCAGTTACCTTACCTGCCCTGTCAATAAAAAAGTAAAGCCTGCAGAGCGTGGTTTCCACCGTGTCTTCAATGTCGCCCGGATACCGCAGTTTTTTTTGAAAAAACCTGCGTAACCCTTCATAATCAGTAGGAAATTTAAACATAACAGTATCGCCCCGGATCGTATTACACATGGAAAATCTCGCAGCTATAGTATCTGCACTGTTAGGCTGCCGCCGCAAACCTTTTTGGGTTTGACCTGCCAGCTGCTGCAACGATACAAACAGTAAAACGATAAGTATTAAACGTATTCGTCCCATATGTTTATAGATAATAAATCATCAATTTTTACATAATGGGAACGCTGCTAAGTTTACCTATTATTGGTGAGCAAGAAAAAGATACAGGAAGTCGCAATAATTATTTGTCCATCAGATACAACAGGGCTAATTCATAGCCCTTTAAACCAAGCCCGATGATGCTGCCGGCCGATTTACCTGATACGTGCGACAGTTTACGAAACTCCTCACGTGCATGTACATTGGAGATATGTACTTCCACCACCGGGGTTTTTATGCTCGCTATGGCGTCGCCGATAGCTACTGAAGTATGGGTATAACCGCCGGGGTTCATAATAATGCCATCATAGTCGAAACCAACCCGCTGTAATTCATTGATCAGCTCGCCTTCCACATTACTCTGGTAGTAATGAATATCCACCTGGGGGTACTTGTTTTTCAAAGTAACCAGGTAATCTTCAAAGGACGTGCTGCCGTAAATGCCGGGTTCGCGTTTGCCCAACAGGTTCAGGTTGGGGCCGTTGATGATAGCTATTTTCATAATCTTAAGGAGAAAAAACCACTGAACACATAATGCTGAACGCTGAACGCGAAAACCCAACAAAGAGAGCCTTGCGTCAGGCCTTCGGCGTTAAGCGTTCTGTGTAAAGGGTGGTTTTACCCACCCTTTTATATTAGTTCATATGCTCTTTAATCAAATTGATGAAGTCATCGAACAGGTAACGGCTGTCGTGCGGACCAGGCGTGCTTTCGGGGTGGTATTGAACCGAGAAAGCCGGTTGATCTTTCATTCTGATGCCTTCGATAGACTCATCGTTCAGGTTCACGTGGGTAACCTCGATATTTTTAGCCTTCTTAACAGACTCAGGATCAACACCAAAGCCATGGTTTTGCGTAGTCACTTCGCATTTACCGGTCAACAGGTTCTTAACCGGGTGGTTAAGGCCGCGGTGACCATGGTGCATTTTATAGGTATCGATGTCATTAGCCAGGGCAATCAACTGGTGGCCCAGGCAAATGCCAAAGGTGGGTACCTTTTCTTTGAGCACATCTTTTACGGTGATGATGGCGTAATCCATCGCTGCCGGGTCGCCAGGACCGTTGGAGATGAAATAACCATTGGGTGCAAAGGCTTTCAGCTCGCTGATAGGCGTTTTAGCCGGGAATACCTTTACATAGGCGCCACGCTCCACCATACAGGTAAGAATGTGTTGTTTGGTGCCAAAATCGAGCACCGCAATCTTAACCGGTGAATTGGGATCGCCAAGGGTATAAGGCTTGGTGGTGCTTACCACACTGGCCAGCTCCAGGCCGTCCATGTTAGGCGTTTTAGCCAGTTCTTTTTTCAACTCCTCAACATCGGTTATTTCTGAGGAGATGATGCAGTTCATGGCGCCTTTTGTGCGTACGTGCGTTACCAGCGCGCGGGTATCAACCCCCTCTATGCACACGATATTGTTTTTGATCAGGTATTGATCAAGTGATTCAGTAGCCTGTTTACGACTGTATTGTTCTTCCAGGTTGCGACCGATCATTCCGCGGATCTTCACACTATCCGACTCAACATCAGTGTCTTTAGTTCCATAATTACCTACGTGCACACTGTTCATAATAACAATTTGTCCGTAGTAACTGGGATCGGTAAATACTTCCTGGTAACCGGTCATCCCGGTATTAAAACAAATTTCACCAGTTGTAGTGCCTATTTTTCCAAAGGCTTTACCATAATGAATGGTGCCATCTTCCAATAACAAAACAGCGGGTTTTTGTAGCGTATTCGACATCTTACTATAAAAAAATTTTGCAAAAATAACACAATAAATCTGATTTCAGGATTTTGGGATTTAGAGATTTTTGCGATTTATAATGCTTTAAGAGTATTAACAAATCTCAACGTCACAGGTTCCCGAAAATCAGAAATTTAAATCCTATCCCGGCAGGCAAAAAAAAGTCCCGACGTTGCGGTCGGGACTTCATTATATGAACCAATTCGGTCATTTTTACTTCGCTGCTTTTTTAGCTGGTTTTTCTTCAGTTGCTTCAGCGGCAGGAGCGGCAGCAGTGTCATCAGCCTTTTTACGGGCACTTCCGCTACGACGTGTTTTCTTCGCAGCTTCTTTAACTTCGCCTTTTCCTTTTCCGTAGATTTCGTTGAAGTCTACCAGTTCAATCATAGCTGTTTCAGCATTATCACCCACGCGGATACCCAGCTTAATGACGCGGGTATAACCACCAGGACGGCCACCAACTTTCTCGGCGATTGCGCCAAACAGTTCGGTAACTGCCTCTTTGTTCTGCAGGTAGCTGAACACCACACGACGGTTGTGCGTCGTATTTTCTTTAGCCTTTGTTACCAGCGGCTCGATAAAGGTGCGCAGTGCTTTTGCTTTTGCTAATGTGGTGTTGATACGCTTGTGCTTAATCAGTTCACTAGCCAGGTTCTTCAGTAACGCCTTCCGGTGGGAGGCCGTTCTGCCCAGGTTGTTAATTTTGTCGCCGTGACGCATGACGTTTTGTTTTATCGACTGTACCGTGTCAGGAATTACAGTCTACATTATGAATGTGATAATGCGATAATTAGATAATATGATAATTCAAAAACGTGGATTTCGAAGGCCGCGTAAGCATTATCAAATTAGCTAATTATCACATTAGCTAATTAACTAAAGTTCTTCTTTATCCAGACCTAACTTACTGAGATCCATACCGAAGTGCAAACCTCTTTCAGCCAGCACCTGCTCAATTTCAGCCAATGACTTCTGACCGAAGTTTCTGAACTTCATCAGGTCTTCCTGCTCGTATTGAACCAGCTCGCTCAAGCTGTTGATCTTTGCAGCTTTCAAACAGTTGAAAGCGCGTACAGACAGATCGAGGTCTTCGAGTGGGGTTTTGAGTATTTTGCGCAGTTGCAGCATTTGCTCATCCACCACATCCTCTTTCTTATCTTCTTTGTTATCGAAAGTGATGTTCTCGTCGGTGATGATCATCAGGTGCTGGATCAGGATCCGGCTGGCTTGTTTCACCGCTTCTTCAGGGTGAATGGTACCATCGGTAGAAACATCCATGATCAGCTTTTCGTAGTCAGTACGCTGTTCAACACGGGTGTTTTCGATAGCATACTTTACGTTTTTGATCGGGGTGAAGATGGCATCAGTTGGGATGTAACCAAATGGTGCATCTTTCACTTTATTATCTTCAGCAGGAACATATCCGCGACCTTTTGAAACGGTCAGTTCAATATCCAGCTTAGCTGAAGAATCCAGAATACAGATCAACAGATCGGGGTTCATGATCTCGAAGTTTTGAGTAGCTTCTCCGATCATTCCGGCTGTGAATTCTGATTTATTCTTAATGCTCAGGGTGATTTTCTCCTGGCTCACTTCATGATCTACCTTCTTCTTGAACCGAACCTGTTTCAGGTTCAGGATGATCTCCAGCACATCTTCAGTAATACCCTTGATGGTAGCAAACTCGTGGTCTACACCTTCAATACGAATACCTACGATAGCAAACCCTTCCAATGAACTCAACAATACTCTGCGCAAAGCATTACCAATGGTTACACCGTAACCAGGCTCTAACGGACGAAACTCAAACTGAGCTTCAAATTCCGTTGCTTTTTGTAAAACTATTTTGTCAGGTTTCTGGAAATTTAAAATTGCCATATTTTAAAATTCTGTTTTTTACGTTAGTCGAACTGTGAATGTGAGTGATTAGGGTAAGCGTTTCACCGATACGGATCAGCCTTCACGATTACTTGCTATACAACTCAACAATCAACTGCTCCTTAATGTTCTCGGGAACGCTTTCACGCTCTGGATAAGCCACGAAAGTACCGCTCATCTCAGCTTCGTTCCAGTCGAGCCAGCTGAACTTCGCGTTTTTACCGCGGAATACGCTGGTAATTGCAGTGTTTCCTTTATCTTTTTCTTTAACACCGATGATATCACCAGGTTGCAATTGATAAGAAGGAATGTTCACTACTGCACCGTTAACGGTAATGTGTTTGTGAGATACCAGCTGACGGGCGCCGGGACGTGAAGGAGACATACCCAGGCGATAAACGGCGTTATCCAAACGGGCTTCCAGCAATTTGATGAGGTTTTCACCGGTAACACCTTTAATACGAGCAGCCTCTTCAAAGGTTTTGCGGAACTGTTTTTCCAGTACGCCGTAAGTATATTTAGCTTTTTGCTTTTCTTTCAACTGTAATGCATACTCTCCTGGAGCTTTACGTTTTTTAGAAGGACCATGCTGACCGGGAGGGTTGCTGTTCTTTGACAGATATTTACCATTGCCTAAGATAGGCTCGCCGAAAATACGGCAGATTCTTGTTTTTGGACCAGTGTAACGTGCCATGTTGTTATTATAGTTAGATTTTTTGGTGACGATACACGATCCTAAAAATCTTAAAAATCAATCGTGTATCCTATTTAAATATATAAATAAATTTAGTGACCTGGAGTTCCAAATCACTAAATCATAAAATATTACTATACTCTTCTTTTCTTGGGAGGACGGCAACCATTGTGAGGCAGCGGAGTGCAATCTTTGATCATTGCGATCTCAATACCGTTCTGAGACAAAGAGCGGATAGAGCTCTCGCGACCGGCGCCGGGTCCTTTTACATATACATCAACTTTTTTCACGCCTGCATCGAATGCAGTTTTCGCAGCGTCAGCAGCGGCCATCTGGGCAGCATAAGGAGTGTTCTTTTTAGAACCCTTGAAACCCATTTTACCGGCACTGCTCCAGGAAATAACCTGGCCGTTCTTGTTGGTAATGCTGATGATAATGTTGTTGAAGCTTGCAGAAATGTGAACATCACCATAGGTGTCCACCTTCACAATTCTTTTCTTCGCAGCGGCTTTTGCGCTGGGCTGTTGTGCTTTTGCCATGATTGTTGTTAGGTAATCTTAAAGTTTAAAAATAATCCCGTTTAAGCGGGAGCCAGATCAATACTCCGCCTGCACCTGCATCTGTTACTGACCTGTTTATTGGTGCAATATTTAAAAACGCCTCAAGCCACAAGCTTCAGGCTACAAGCAATACAAATACATTTTGCATTTTGCCTGAAGCTTGCAGCTCGCAGCTTGTAGCTATTCTTATTTCTTAGGTGCTTTCTTTTTACCGGCAACAGTTTTCCGTTTTCCTTTACGGGTACGGCTGTTGGTACGTGTACGTTGGCCACGAACAGGTAAACCTTTACGATGGCGTAAACCACGGTAGCAAGCGATATCAAGCAAACGCTTAATACTCATTTGCACTTCAGAACGCAATTGACCTTCTACTTTCAGTTCGTTGGTAATAATGTTACGGATTGCATTCAGTTCGTCATCATTCCATTGATGAACTTTCTTATCCAGTGGAATTCCTGCTTTGGTCAGGATATACTGGGAAGTTGCACGACCGATTCCAAAAATATAGGTAAGACCTATTTCGCCTCTCTTATTCTTGGGTAAATCTACACCGGCAATACGAGCCATATCTTTCTTTTATTATTTAATTTTATTAATGAAGCAAATCACAATGTTATTGGTTAAGATTAACCTTGTCTTTGCTTGTAGCGCGGATTCTTTTTGTTTATCACATATAACCGGCCTTTTCTACGCACAATTTTACAATCGGCGCTACGCTTTTTTATTGATGCACGAACTTTCATAACGTTTATTTATTTATAGTGCTTTACAACTATTTATAACGGAATATGATCCTTCCTCTCGTTAAATCATAAGGGCTCATTTCCACTCCCACTTTATCACCAGGTAAAATCCTGATGTAGTTCATCCGCATTTTGCCGGAAATGGTTGCCAGTATCTCATGCCCATTCTCAAGTTTTACCTTAAACATAGCGTTCGATAAAGCTTCTATAATAACTCCATCCTGTTTAATCAGCGGTTGTTTACCCATATAATTTTAAGGAGCGCAAAGATATGATTATCGCACTAAAAAAGAAAAAAATAAGAAAAAATTAAAAATATTTGCCTGTTTTCCCTTTAATTCCCGGCAAATGTAGCCAAAAAAATACAAGGAGCGTCGACAATCCCAGGCTGTACAACAACCTGTTTCAACACTCCTTGTACGTATTTAAACAGTTGACTATAAGCAACTTAATAAACTACAACCGGCATTAGTTCCACCTTCGTCATCTGGTAATAATGGTTTTGCAGCTCATGTACCCCAATCGGGTGGGTCAGGTACCGGTGATCTTCCCGCCACCAGATTTCCAGGTTCGAAAAGTTGCCATTTTGCGGTAAAAGCACCCTGAACGAGTCTTTCATGTACTTGGCGCTTCCATCCCCGTTCTCGTGTTTTGTAAAACCAAGCTTCCGCATTTGCTCATCATTCAGGGGTATCGGGTACAGTTCCTGCGGTTCATACCAAAACTCACTTCCGGCTGCTTCCACCAGGGCTTTTCCTTCCGGACGGTCAACATCCTTTACCATTCCCTCTCTTTGCTGGCCTTCATATTCGGCCACAACAATATCTCCGAATCTAACTTCTGAAATTTTGATCATATGACAGCATTTTTAGTTGATTTCTAATTTACAAAACGCTGGCCACATAACCATATTAAGTTTCAAGTGAAGCTGTTTAGGTTTTAAGGTTGCAAATTCAGAGTTCAAAGTTCCTTGGAACCTGAAACCTGGAACCTGAAACTGGTTTATTCAATCAAAAAAGCTTCTTCCATTTCCTTTGCCGGTTGTGGGGCAATTGCCTGTTTCCCAAACTTATGCCCCACCTGTTTATTTATGAAATACATCATTATCATACACCCCGTCATGCTTGCCATCACAATGATTCCCAAGGTACTGTAATGCTGCAGTTTGCCGCCAGGCCCTTCCGAGATCACCATGCCGGCCAATGCTGCGGCCAAACCGCCGGATAACTGCTGAACCGATGAGTTGATGCTCATAAAGGCACCCCGGTCATTTGGTTGCGGTATGGCGCTTATCAGGGCTGTAGAGGAAACCATCCGGGCCATAATGCCCGCAAACATCATCACATTGATCGCAATTACCGTAGCCAGTGGGGTTACACCCAGGTTGGTATAAATAGCAACCACGATCATCGTCAACACGGTTCCCGTTACAAAAACCTTGTATTTGCCCACTTTATCGCTCAGGAAACCGGCGAGTGGCCCAAAAACAAAGGAGAATAATCCCGAAACCCCATAAAGCACAGGCAGATCTTCCTGCGTAAGGCCCAGGTTATGTATACTAAAGGCGCTGCCAAAGGGCATCAGCATAAAGCCGCCCGTAGCCAGCAAGGTAGTGGTCAAAAATGCTAACAGATAGTTTGGGTTGGCAACGGTCTTCCCCAGATGTTCAAACGGATTGCGGTCGTGCTGCAACTTGAGGTGAGCAGTAACCGGTTTCATATACAGGGCAATGATGATACCTGGTATCAGGCCAACGCCTGCAATCATCCAGAAAGGCGCATGCCAGCCGAAATGGTTGGCCAGCACCAGACCGATAGGCAGGCCCAGCACCTGGCTTACACCAAAAGCCATTTGCACAAAACCCATCACCCGTCCCCTGCGCTCAATGGTGAACAGATCGGTTATGATAGCCATACCTACAGAACCGATCACCCCGCCAAACAACCCCGTCACAATCCGGGCAGCCAGCAGAAAATGGTACGTGTTGGCTATGGCGCATAATGCGGTACCAATTAAAAAGCCTATATAAAAGAAAATAAGCAACTTCTTCCGGTCGAATTTATCGGCAAAACCTGCGGCCAGCATACCGGAAACGCAGGCGCTGAATGCATATACAGATACCGCCCAGCCGAACTGCGATGGGCTGATTTTCAATTGAGGCATTAACATGGCGCCAAGCGGCGACATTACCATAAAGTCAAGGATAACAGTAAATTGTAAAAAGGCTAGGATGGCTATCACAAACACCTCGTATCCTGTAAAGGAGGGTTTGGGTGCTTTGGTTGGTTTGGTTGAATTCATTTGATTCGGTTTGAAATAATTAATTAATCAGGCAGTTCTTCACATAAATACCCTGCATTGGTTAGTACGCGAATGATGTCGCCCGGTAATAACCATGACGTTTCAATTCGCAAAACATTGTCAATATCATGCTCGTCTACATTCCATCGCAGTATGCCAGGTGTATCGCCCATTAGAGGAGATATGCGATGAACGTCTTTTGCCGACACCAGATTGGTTTTAAAAACCAATACCCGCAGGTCTCTTTTGATGTAAGTGGGAAGTTTAATGTTATTCATAAAAATGAACATTCATTTACTTAATTGGACAAAAAAATACTAAGGTTTGAGCGCCTTCAACACCAATTTCAGGGTCATGTCTACCATTTCGGTGCTGATGGTAAACTCGTCATTGGCGTGACTCCTGCCCTGGCTATGGAATTTTATCAACTGGTAAAGGGGAGCAAAAGCAACAGCCCAGTACACTTCAAAAGGCAGTGGCACCAGTTCGCCCCGGTTGATGGCATTCATCACAAACGCCCCCAATACATCCCCGAATTTTTGCCGTATCACCTGCCTGATGGTTTCATATAATGGACTGTACCGGATCTGCTCCACAAACTCAATCTCCTGCATATTCTCCATGTAGAACTTCAGCCGGTTTTTCCATTGGATCTCCATGCCATCGGCAAATGACATCTTGGGATGTATGCCCTGTAAACTACTTTCCATTAACCGGAGGCTGATCTCAGTCGCGATCTGGTTTATCAGGTCATCCCGGTCTTTATAATAGATGTACAGGGTGGCAGGCGACACGCCGGCGGCCTTGGCCAGCTTTTGCATGCTGAAACCGTCAAGACCCTCCTTTACGACCATTTCAATGGCCTGTTTACGGATACTATTCTCTTTATTGGTATCTCTTGTGCGCATCGGGAGCAAAGATAAATGAATATTCATTCATTTTACAGCATTTTCACCGAATTTTCACCGGTTCAAAGTTTTTTGGGGTCTAAGTTATTGAGTTCTTAAGTTTTAGTGCTGCACCCGGGAACGTGATCGTTGTCATTCTAACTGAAACCACCCTGTTTTCAGTTAGAAACAGACCGCCCCCAACTGAAATCGACCCGTTTTCAGTTTAAAATAATACGCCACCAACTGAAAACACCCTGTTTTCAGTTAGAAACAGATCGCCCCCAACTGAAATCGACCCGTTTTCAGTTTAAAACAATATCCTTCCAACTGAAAACACCCTGTTTTCAGTTGAAAACAATGCTGCGCAAAGTATTTTCGACCGTTTGTAAACAGAATTGAACGGCGCTGGGTATTTTTTACCTTTTGTAAACAGAAACGATATCCTGGAAATTATTTTTCCTGATTTATATACAGAACCAATACCGCGCTGAATACTTTTTACCAGTTATAAACGGGAATGATACCACGCCAGCAATCTTTACCCACTTTTAAACAGCAATTATCTTTTTTACACGCAGCATGAACCCTATCCCAACTAAAAACCAAAAACACAGCACTCAAAACAGTAACCAGATTAATTTTTTGTCCGTGACTTTTAATGCCTTTAACATATTTTTTAGAGCGGGTAAGTTGCAGTACCTTTGCATTCAGATACATCATGCAACGAAAACAATTTAGCCGTTGTCGTAGTGCAGTTAGCCATGAACACAAATATTATGAAAAAAACAATTTTGTTTACCTCGCTGGTCCTGCTGCTGTTTGCAGCATGCCGCAAAGCCAACAACCCAACTGTTTATGACCTGGGGGTAGACGTGCAAGGTACTTTCGACAGGGATAATGTGCAGGTTGTGATAGATAATCAACCTTTACTGAACACACAGGTAACTACCAACGAACTGTTAGGATTCGCCACTAGTATTTCTACCGCCAATACCGAAGGTAAACATACCATTAAAGTGGTAGTAAATGATAGTGTGGTAAAAACTGAAAGCTTTACCCAAAGCGGCGAATTGTACGTAGGTATTAATTATAACAAAACAGCCGGCGATATCTCCTTTAAGTTTTCTCCGCACCGGTTTATTTATGATTAATTGAAAGGGCCATCACTAAAATATTTTCTCCCCGACAGTACCGTCGGGGAGATTTTTTTTGCCCCTATGAACGTTTTTTATAATTGATCACCGCCCAGGTATTCAGCACTGCTGCAAAACCCAGCACGGTAAAAATATGCGGGCTGATGTCTTTAAACCCACTCCCCTTCAGCACCACCATCCGCATTACATCAATAAAATAAGTAACGGGGTTGAACTTTGTAATAACCTGCGCCCAGGCCGGCATACTATCTATAGAAGTATAGAGACCACTTAATAAAATAAACACCATCATTAAAAAGAACGACAACAGCATGGCCTGTTGCTGATTGCTGGTGTAAGTAGATAACAGCAATCCCAGTCCCAGTACGGCCAACAGGTATACTGCCGCAAACACATAGATCACCACAAAACTGCCCAGTGGCATAATGCCATAGGCCACCCGCGCAATGGTTAACCCAATGGTCAGGATTAGCAAACCCAGGATCCAGAACGGGATCAGTTTACCTAAGATGAAATGGTATTTTTTGACCGGGGTTACATTGATCTGTTCTATGGTTCCTATCTCCTTCTCCCGTACAATGTTAAGCGATGCCAGGAACGAACCCACCATGGTTACCAGCACAACCAATATCCCCGGCACCATAAAATACTTGTAGTTCATGGATGGGTTGAACCAGTTGCTGCTGGTAACATCCAGCTGTAACTCCTGGCTGAACCGCGGCAGTTGCACCCACTTTAACCGTACCTCGTGGTTATAATCCTGGATGATACTTCGCAGATAGGCGCCGCCCAGGTTGGCCTTTACCCCATTAATGGCATTGATGGCCATAAACAGGGTAGATTCATTTTCTTTTATCAGCTTCTTTTCAAAATCAGCCGGGATCTCCAGCACCAGGTCCGATTGGTCGTGTTCCACCTGTTGCAGGGCGTTGTGGT
The Niastella koreensis GR20-10 genome window above contains:
- a CDS encoding TetR/AcrR family transcriptional regulator, which produces MRTRDTNKENSIRKQAIEMVVKEGLDGFSMQKLAKAAGVSPATLYIYYKDRDDLINQIATEISLRLMESSLQGIHPKMSFADGMEIQWKNRLKFYMENMQEIEFVEQIRYSPLYETIRQVIRQKFGDVLGAFVMNAINRGELVPLPFEVYWAVAFAPLYQLIKFHSQGRSHANDEFTISTEMVDMTLKLVLKALKP
- a CDS encoding ABC transporter permease, with the protein product MRTLRFLLQKEFRQIFRDPSIIRIIFMMPSIQLLILPWAADYEVKNIQLSVVDHDHSQYSQQLVNKVTASGYFRLQDYSGSYHNALQQVEHDQSDLVLEIPADFEKKLIKENESTLFMAINAINGVKANLGGAYLRSIIQDYNHEVRLKWVQLPRFSQELQLDVTSSNWFNPSMNYKYFMVPGILVVLVTMVGSFLASLNIVREKEIGTIEQINVTPVKKYHFILGKLIPFWILGLLILTIGLTIARVAYGIMPLGSFVVIYVFAAVYLLAVLGLGLLLSTYTSNQQQAMLLSFFLMMVFILLSGLYTSIDSMPAWAQVITKFNPVTYFIDVMRMVVLKGSGFKDISPHIFTVLGFAAVLNTWAVINYKKRS